TAGAAATAAAGCTAGCTTGAAACAGGTCATGTCCTCGTATAATTTCTCCCTAGTAGATCTCGAAATAAGTTCAACAAATTATGTGTTGAACATTGAAACTCTTGAATTCTTTGGCTTTGGCCTTTACCGGCGGCAAATAATCATATTAGGCAGCAACGTGTCAATTTATCAAATTTTCTTGAAAACTCAATGATTTCAAGTACTAATTAATGCCACCTGCTACATCCCAGGCTCCACAGATTCAGCTCAAGCTTTTGTTGAACATATATAAGACTTTGTTAAGGTCGACAACGTCATCTTCTTTGTAGCAGCATAGCTCTTTTCGAGTGAAGGTGCTGCTTCTCCCGCTTGGAAAGAGCTTGGGggtatatataataaatatataactaTATCCCAATTGGAAAACACATAAGAGTGTCTCATTCTTAGATCACTTCCAAAACCTTGCATATTTTTGTTGCTTTACTGGGTGAAAGGTTTTTTCTCATGCTACTGATGGTTTTTCTTTTGAAGATTTTgggctcttcttcttcatgaTTCTTTGTACTGCAACCCTTTAACACATGAGGCTTAAGCTTATTCACATCTGACAACTGCACTGGCTTCAAAAAGAATTCTTCCGCCCCTTCCTCCAAGCATCTGATCAACAACGCCCAttcatcactatcatatatcagTAAAAGAAAATCATTTCAAAATTTTCAAGCTAGAAAATAGGCCATAATTAATCTGTTTGAGATTTGTTACCTGTTGATTCTTGATGGAACATTCTCTGAAGACATAATAACAACTGGTACATCTTTGAGATTTTTAGACTTCTGCAGATCATACATATCAATCAAGTCAGTTTCTGAAACTATTGATGAAAAATTCTAACACAAATTTgctacaaagaaaaaaaatttaacacCAACTTTTCACCTTGATCTTTCTGAGGAGATCATAGCCAGTCATTCCAGGCATAGAGTAATCTGTAATGATCAAACTTGGAATAACAACTGAACTATCATCTTCACTGTCACATAAACCCAGAAACTCTAAGGCCTTATTTCCTGAATCAACTGCTGTAACTGTTTGAAATATAAAAAGATTATTAGAATTCATAATCCAATCCAAGCAAATTACGAAGATTCAATTTTCAAAAGTGTAATCCAAAAACTCATGATGATGTAACTTAATTTATTACCTTGATAGGAAGAAGTCTTGAGAAGGGTCTCAATTAACTTTCTGTCAATGATGCTGTCATCAACCGCAAGCACATGAAATTGAGCCatgattctatgaagaagaagaagaaattgacaAGTTCGGTTATGGAGAGATGAAAACAACCGAATGGTTGTGAGACTTTTAAATGAAAAGAGATAAGTTGGGGAAGATACGATTTTTGACAATCGGGAAAGCAAGATCTGACAGATCTCAACAAAGAATCTACATGATCTTCTAGGTAGATTTTACGATTGCCTAACAAGCAATGAAGCTGCACCTCTTTTTCTTTACATTATATATTTGATTTATTCGctacttttttatttaaatttttagttATTATGACTATTGACCtttcttaatatttttttattatattataagataCGGTCTATATTTTCTTTGAAACTCAGCAAAAGTATACCACTAGAATTGTATTTGTGCAGTGGTTTCTAGTTATCTCCACCACGTGCAAGAGGCGTTTTCCACTTCCTCAGAATATCTCATATAATGTGATACtactttttccttttgttttttcaAAAGCATTTTGCAAGGAAGCCACAAATGTTAACTTATTAAGGAaaagttttttaaaatttaaaagctAAAGTACTTAGGCCTCTGCAGAAAATGTTCTGCAACTAAAGTGTATGGTAATTATGAACGGATTTAAAAATTTATGGAGAAGTTATAACTAAAATGTAAAGATGGTATAGCCGAGTTTTTAGCTTTTCTAAATGGAGTTCTTTGAAAAAACTTTGGACTAAATGCATTttttatctaaatatatatacttttttttattatatattactcaaaataaaaatatttaaaagtaAGGATAAATACTTTTGGACATTGTGTTGTGCAAAAGTTACATAATGGACCCTCTGTTTTgctaaatgacaatttggaccatGCGTTTCGCAAAATAGAATAAAAGAGTACCCTCGACCAgataatgataattttttttaaatatgaccaaaataccttcaaattttaattttaattgaattttctAAATCATAATGTGTTTTGTTAATCATAACaaataaaaacaatttaaaaaataattttcgaaaaacaaaataaaaaggttaaaaattaaatcaaataaaaatattatatgttCTTTCTCTCGtgttcatctctctctctctcccccctcTTTATTTCTCGCAATAATTTTCACATATcttcatctctctctctttccttctctttctctccctctcgtgttcatctctctctctctctctctcctctttcttTCTCACAACATTACTGACGATTTGCATGGAGCAAAGTAGATCTCGCTAGAGGCAAGAGATCTTAATCGTCTTCATGTTCTTCTTCATTTAGGTCGTCAAAGGCGGTTCTAGTTAGGCATGGAAGCTCTCGTGTCTGGCCTCCAAATCTAACGAGGATGGAATCGCAGACCCAACCTTGCTAATCTAGTCGTTCGCCAATCTAACTCCGCGAAGAGCTTTCCTCCCCAGTTCAAAGCCTCGCGACACCGTGACCTTGACCTCTGTTCTAAGCCCCACCATGACCTAGATCTGAAAAAGAGGAAGCCCCACCGCAACCCATCCCCATCACCGTTTGAATACCACATCTGAGATGGAGGGAGGAGGAAGCCCCACTATGGTCGAAGAAGGAACATAAGTTAGATCAAGAAAAAAGGCCCAATTTCGTGCAATAGAGCTTTAATTATCGTGGTGGCTGAGACTTCCAATCTGATGGGAACGGACAAGGACAGAGTGTTGACCATGGAAGCCAAAAGCCAATGTGTTGATCATGATTTTGGCCAacaacgagtagacgtcaaaatgacaataagccttgaatagaaaatacgacacttataattttatagtggttcagccccaatttattggtaatagcctaatccacttggagttgtgatatatatatcatacacttaagatcagatgaacttgagtcaactgagtttcttaagtgtaagtagaaaaatacagagtttctctctctaaactctctcagaaaatgccccaataaaatataaatgaatttaaattacaataatatagctattattctgggatatctgagagatttccgcgacagttgagaatgattcgggttgaagctgttactgaggcttttctgaagagtcactagacggtaacttttgagattctgatccgtggaccaaccaaatccatccccgaagtgactgatcggccaagacaactcaccggtcgacataggcaagcacctctcgtcgAAATAGGCAAAGCatacctctagcacacctctggttggtataggcaaagcagtcctctagcacacctctggtctagcatgacacatctctggtctagcataaCAAATGATTGGTCGACCAGTACATTTTACTGATCGCCCAGAAtattttactggtcagtcaaaaatctttaccggtcagACAAAAATTCTACCTGGTCAGTCAAATCACTTctaaaccagataaataattttcatgaccagtaatatcacaactccgaagagctaATACAtgtattgactattaatgtgccatttactgaccatgcattgtcacttgtcacttctgattgccacttcatcgaactgaaattttggggataacattttccccccatgtttattatatgatttactcgtatgataaactttttctctagcaaaatatttttgaggtcatccaaaagcttccatccggtcagtaactttcacttttgtagtaaacctACGATTGAACTTTTCTTTTGAATTCTTCTAATCCCATTTTTTGTTCTTGTTGTAGTACCCCATGAGTAAGAAAAACATGTTTGTGTCCCATGCCCTAAGATTTGTGGAAAGCATGTATATGGCCGATCGATCATCTTCTTTGAGAATCACCATGGGCAGCATAACACATGCCTCCCAAGCCGCTCGGGTATGCCACCGTCAGCTTGGATGTAATGGCACCATCACTCGGACACCAAGGCACCATCACTCGGACACCAGGGCACCATCACTCTGGCACCATGCATCTGCTCGGGCACCACACCATCTGCTCGAACCACGCCATCCGCTCAGACCAAAGCCTAGCCGATCTGACACTCTTCCATCCATTCAGAAACCACAAGAACAACTCGGACGCACGCCATCTACTCGGACCAGCGCCCAAATGATTGGACACCCATGCCTATTCGGACATGCTACTCCTCGGAGGCACCCCATCCGCTCGGACACTACCCCAGTCGCTCAGACAGCCGTGCCTATTCGGACATGCTGCTCCTCAGACGCACCCCAGCCTCTCAGACTTGTAGCCTCGAATGTGCCAAGCTCCTCTCGGCGTGCCTGTCTCCTCGGATGCACACCTACCCACTCGGACGCGCACTGAGCTGCTCAAACACACGCAGTTTCTCGGATGCATGTAGCCGCTCGGACATGGAGCTCCTCGGATGCGCACGCGCCAGCAGCTCATCGACGTGTCTATCGAGTCATCAGGACATGCAGCCTCAGAAATGCGGCACAACCGCTCGGGCATATGGCATAGCTACTTAAGCATATGCCTAAAACTTATCCCACTGAACACCATTAAAACACCTTATTCGAATCTCTcaaaagtattttgagagattgatttctctcaatcaatcttggggaaaattgatttctcttctcaaagaaatttcttcactgtgtagtaaatatttttactttgcattcatttgttcATGTTTGTTTGGTTCACTCTAGGGACTCATCGCTATTAGTTatgctcaacaacagagtttcctactcgaccagtgatatatgctcagccgaccagggaagttgtatctgctctcccgaccaggaaaactttgcacctcatcagctaaactttgtacctggccagtagtttattcttttttcttgtgaagacaattgttgcttagcagcttagatatttttctcgtacagccgagctgttggcatttatactttacttttctttgctaacttgaaacattctaagtctttttagacttaaaacattataagtatTTTGTGAATATTAAaatcactctgatgtatgccttatattttcgcatgagtgcttagttttctaacttagaaattctagatatttcataagtccctactaagtatactttctcacactcttattgctctaacattttatgagcataatgtttattgtcacacgaatatatTCTtctaacttgattttttttttttaaattccaagttacttaaggtttgtcaaacaagttagcttaatggcctttctttatttcaaaaatttacaagtcagcctaaaaacatatctcttaactcgtgctcttatttcctgtgttaaattatataccattataccccatgtgcctcccaagtgatcaagggttgaaagatccttggtcacttgctacttgactgaatctgttcgagtagTTAATTTCTCGTGAAATACATacaatatattgaaaatattcgagtagttgaacactacttgaacgtaccgaccagttgaacactattcggataattaacacacatgcacatttgtagcaagaatcgaccacgctgcgcgtaatctcttttattactcgtaaaaaaaaaaggacaaaacgtgtctaataacgagtcttaaacaacaaaaattgttcaaaaataaataaataactggttagcaaataaccagctcataaaccaaactcaaataacaagttaaacaacttgaaattaagctaccactctgaaagcggtattttagtgataatatatcatcagatgctcgccattccagtggttcctgatcaGGCTCCGTTCACCAAATctaatcctagcactcccgctcatgtcgaagtgtctaggcatacctctcccttgctttgttgctatcctcagccaagtgtggacctccacatatagtgtctaaggtaaagtccacaggcccgggttgcaagggtggagatctttgtcgtttgaaccaAGGATTGGTGCTGCCTCcatctccttggggtgtctctgccctgTACTTTTTCAACTGGCCCCACCAgtgaagaaactctatctcgtctttgaggtgattgcattcattcgtgtcgtgaccatgatctccatggaaacgacaaaactccttcatgtctctcttactcatctctttcatgatgggtggaggtttcttgtagggaacctatTCATGACTAGTAAGATATATTTCCGCccggctggccgagagagtggtgtaattaatgaactgaggctcatacttggttggccttTCCTTTGAAGTCGaattagccttcttttcttcatggtggtcagacccgttattcccacgtttctttccaccattttgatCGTTTCCACTATTCTTTGGAGGGCCAGCTGATCCTctcggattgtttatgccattctcttctttctcaattgtatcatccaatttcatatacttgtctgctcgatcaagagattgttgaagtgttgaaattggatttttatgtatactatcccacaaagggctccgataagtgattccggaggatatggcaaccatcttcccctcgtctccgacaacagttgctctattggcttctctcatgaatctttgtatataattctttatagattcatccttcccttgtttgatatcagccaagtggttggcatagaCTAGTGGAATCCGAGCAACACtgaattgtttacaaaactactTCTTGAATGCTTCCCATGAGGTAATGGAGTTCAAcctaaacttccaataccattcgtGGGCAGTATTCAACAATGTGGTTgagaaaactctacaccgataatcatcacttaccctgagcagttccatctggtcctcgaatttcccaacatgtctaatgggatctgccttttctgtatatactggcagcaccggtgctttatattttgccggcgaCTGggctgctctctcccactacactGCTTGCCGGGGTgtagtggaggcttttcggtacgtcccagtcagtcttttcctccttgtgggttgttgtcttctttatccttttactggtcagtgtgatgactataaGCCTCATCACGAcaatgcccatctttgaactgtgaagtcgtcttatctcgaggagtcctggtctgatcctaTCTGGGTGAAGTCTTTTTGCTacccgatcggtgactccctgatctagaagtttctgattaGTGGCTCCTGgaaggggttctagagttctccctttgtgtcgaggcagttctggatcggACCCCCTCATCTTCTCGATCAAAGGGTTACTCCAGCTTCTGTCCGGTCCCTGAGaatcggctctgtcagtggtcctctgaccagcattattatttctttctccctgggtggctgcttgtgccgcagcttgagcattggcttgggacaattgggtagccgcttctagagcaagtgctgcttcacgatgtctccggtcgacttcctcatgtcgttgtctgatctctttgcttctggcctccatatcacgCCTTTGTTGCTCTAatgcagctctctgcctggccatctcttcagcgaaagactcctgccaagcattgaattgcatcatctcctcttggaaagctcCTATTgtttcctggagttgttcaacttctggagtggtctcctcgagaaagaacCTGGGCTTAGTCTCTGGGTTCTACgatccaggaccttctgatctagcaagctcttttgacgtgcctgactttttggaccccacattggtattcttaggggccatcttgatatgataggcgtgtgtttcttctcttcaggctctcaacgagagcaccaaaatgttgaccacgattttggccaacgacgagtagacgtcaaaatgacaataagccttgaatagaaaatacgacacctataattttatagtggttcagccctaatttattggtaatagcctaatccacttggagttgtgatatatatatcatacacttaagatcagatgaacttgagtcaactgagtttcttaagtgtaagtagaaaaatacagagtttctatCTCTatactctctcagaaaatgccccaataaaatataaatgaatttaaattacaataatatagctaatATTCCGGGATacctgagagattcccgcggcagttgagaatgattcgggttgaagttgttactgaggcttttctgaagagtcactagacggtaacttctgagattctgatccgtggaccaaccaaatccatccccgaagtgactgattggccaagacaactcaccgatcgacataggcaagcacctctcgtcgACATAGGCAGAGCatacctctagcacacctctggtcggtataggcaaagcactcctctagcacacctctggtctagcatgacacatctctggtctagcataacaaatgactagtcggccaaaatactccactggtcagccagaacattttactgatcggccaaaacattttactggtcagtcaaaaatctttatcAGTCAGAAAAAAATTctacctggtcggtcaaatcacttccaaaccagataaataattttcaagactagtaatatcacaactctgaagagccaatacatttattgactattaatgtgtcatttactgaccatacattgccacttgtcacttctgattgccacatcatcgaactgaaattttggggataacacactGTCATTTTTgtattttgagaattttttttcGGTATTTTCATATTGATAATTGTGGGTTTGTTTGTTGTAATTTGTTATGATGGTGATGATAAACaaataaagaagagaaaatgtTTCATTTTGTATGGATGATTTCTGGTTTTGATGGTGATGAAGAAAAGAGATTaagattgttgacgcggttcttcgccaacaggtaattaggaaaagaagagaaagggattagtgctaatgttgaatcGAAGCAGATagatgatcttagaaatgaaagggTGACACAAGACACgctttttaagtggttcaaaggttaaaatccttctactccactagtcaatattattgctatatattgggcatttgattacagggtatatcttacaagagatcatccaacccctattaattcccaggg
This genomic interval from Humulus lupulus chromosome 8, drHumLupu1.1, whole genome shotgun sequence contains the following:
- the LOC133798666 gene encoding two-component response regulator ORR9-like, with translation MAQFHVLAVDDSIIDRKLIETLLKTSSYQVTAVDSGNKALEFLGLCDSEDDSSVVIPSLIITDYSMPGMTGYDLLRKIKKSKNLKDVPVVIMSSENVPSRINRCLEEGAEEFFLKPVQLSDVNKLKPHVLKGCSTKNHEEEEPKIFKRKTISSMRKNLSPSKATKICKVLEVI